One Zeugodacus cucurbitae isolate PBARC_wt_2022May chromosome 3, idZeuCucr1.2, whole genome shotgun sequence genomic region harbors:
- the LOC105220103 gene encoding uncharacterized protein LOC105220103 — protein MGVVGSNNRHDPYRSPSPQNYQYYEQQRPQRHNREHYNVSGNVSEASAGPHIVVPATPYIDRPSEYEVRQRPSHRVQKQRPPKPLHSGADMCVREYGIMALPPQAPIETSTPRAPLRPPPPPTIQPQPQQQTVRNPIVPCNCKACRERDEKLAAYAAGPSAAATTTYVSPIEFSPTPAVPKRNVCTTDKSCNSCTGGSSRCAQSPQTATYSAAHSTAFDRSLNDTSRERSRRNFCEYKDDTYANTSSRMHQAAVLKESQTPQFRDEDYPMTSTRIHQDSLLNETQTPKYRDEPYPITSTRICNNTSARESQAHKFQDETYIDTSTRMHSSTMQNQSTKAAQMCCEDRMTPSGGATSDEVSDFHRECLDAHNRFRARHQNCPPLSLNNELCKYAQQWAKHLAATGRLEHRQVHTYGENLYTSRGMEVNGATAVQSWYDEIRNYDFSKATYKPGTGHFTQIVWRDSRQLGVGLATRGDTTYIVCNYNPPGNLLGSFDSMVPPLK, from the exons ATGGGTGTTGTCGGCAGTAACAATCGTCATGATCCTTATCGTTCACCATCGCCTCAAAACTATCAGTATTACGAGCAACAACGACCACAGCGGCATAATCGTGAACACTACAATGTGTCAGGAAATGTTAGCGAAGCTAGTGCAGGTCCACACATCGTTGTGCCCGCCACTCCGTATATAGACCGACCGAGCGAATATGAGGTAAGGCAACGTCCGTCGCACCGAGTACAAAAGCAACGCCCACCGAAACCCTTACACAGCGGCGCTGATATGTGTGTGCGCGAATATGGCATTATGGCGCTGCCACCACAAGCACCGATAGAAACCTCAACACCAAGAGCGCCACTGCGAcctccaccaccaccaacaataCAGCCACAACCGCAACAGCAAACAGTGCGCAATCCGATTGTACCGTGTAATTGCAAAGCCTGTCGCGAAAGAGATGAGAAATTAGCAGCATACGCCGCTGGTCCATCAGCCGCGGCCACCACAACTTATGTGTCACCTATTGAATTCTCGCCAACTCCAGCTGTACCGAAGCGCAATGTCTGCACCACCGACAAATCATGCAACTCATGTACAGGCGGTAGTAGCCGCTGCGCGCAGTCACCACAAACAGCGACCTACTCAGCGGCGCACAGCACAGCGTTCGACAGGAGCTTGAATGACACAAGTCGTGAAAGGAGTCGTAGAAATTTTTGTGAATATAAGGATGATACTTATGCAAATACGTCATCTAGAATGCATCAGGCTGCCGTACTAAAGGAGTCCCAAACACCCCAATTCAGGGATGAAGATTATCCAATGACTTCGACACGCATACACCAGGATTCTTTGCTAAATGAAACTCAAACACCCAAATATAGGGACGAACCTTATCCAATTACTTCGACACGCATTTGTAACAATACCAGCGCAAGGGAAAGTCAAGCGCACAAATTTCAAGATGAAACTTATATAGATACCTCCACGAGAATGCATTCGAGCACCATGCAAAATCAGTCAACGAAAGCCGCGCAAATGTGCTGCGAGGACAGAATGACACCAAG TGGTGGTGCTACTTCAGATGAGGTGTCAGATTTTCATCGTGAATGCTTGGATGCACACAATAGATTTCGGGCTCGACACCAGAATTGTCCACCTCTATCACTGAACAACGAATTGTGTAAATATGCGCAACAATGGGCTAAG CATCTGGCCGCTACAGGCCGTCTGGAGCATCGGCAAGTGCATACATATGGAGAAAACTTGTACACATCGCGTGGCATGGAGGTGAATGGCGCTACAGCGGTAcaaagctggtacgatgagatACGCAACTATGACTTCTCGAAAGCTACCTACAAGCCGGGCACTGGACATTTTACGCAGATTGTTTGGCGTGACAGTCGACAATTGGGTGTGGGCTTGGCGACGAG AGGTGACACCACGTACATTGTCTGCAATTACAATCCACCTGGCAATCTTTTGGGCAGTTTTGACAGTATGGTGCCACCGTTGAAGTGA
- the LOC105220104 gene encoding odorant receptor 49b-like, which yields MEKYKNLPLYSVNVKIFLQLGLIGASTRTRQILLALVPVFTYLGQILNLFKTSGGDIGETGMNFYMMAQLTHCLVRFLMVVRNNERFVQFLQCIDRWYKDIEQNSDPEVVHMLQDVTTHAQKLTRIGFYTATIGALCSYIYPFSFEERKFILDIHYLFFDAKQSPFYEFFFLLQALVFVPTFVFVYLPFSNLLLISLKFGEVILMDLCVKLRNISNQNEVTQLRQFKECIWYHERIITFRNDLEYLISIDGFFHVALFSLMLCMLLFFLSLVQDYRQILSALAFISFNFYVIGITYYYANNFSNESLKIANAAYDTPWYEGNSELRKCVQIMIARSQRPLELKSGGLYPMTLENFQAILRMSYSYFSMLQGFSQQ from the exons ATGGAGAAATATAAGAATCTTCCGTTATATTCagtaaatgtgaaaatttttctGCAACTGGGACTCATTGGAGCATCCACCAGGACAAGGCAGATACTCTTGGCCTTGGTGCCAGTGTTTACCTATTTGGGCCAGATTCTGAATTTATTTAAGACGTCGGGCGGCGATATCGGTGAGACGGGCATGAATTTCTACATGATGGCGCAACTAACACACTGCTTGGTTAGATTTCTTATGGTGGTGCGTAACAATGAGAGATTTGTGCAATTTTTGCAATGCATCGACCGCTGGTATAAAGATATTGAG CAAAATAGCGATCCTGAAGTAGTCCACATGCTGCAGGACGTCACCACACACGCTCAGAAGTTGACACGCATTGGCTTCTACACCGCCACCATAGGCGCTTTATGCTCCTATATCTATCCTTTTTCATTCGAAGAACGTA AATTCATACTGGATATTCATTACCTTTTCTTTGACGCCAAACAATCACCGTTCTACGAATTCTTCTTTCTTCTACAAGCGTTGGTATTTGTGCCGACATTCGTTTTCgtttatctgccattctcgaATCTGTTACTTATCTCACTCAAGTTCGGCGAGGTGATTTTAATGGATCTATGCGTAAAGTTGAGAAACATCAGTAATCAGAATGAGGTCACCCAGCTGCGACAGTTTAAGGAATGCATTTGGTATCACGAGAGAATTATTAC ttttcgcAATGATCTCGAGTATTTGATTTCAATCGATGGATTCTTCCATGTTGCGCTCTTTAGTTTGATGCTCTGTATGCTGCTTTTCTTTCTCTCATTG gtACAAGATTACCGGCAAATATTATCGGCTTTGGCCTTTATCAGCTTCAACTTTTATGTTATCGGCATAACCTATTATTATGCAAACAATTTCTCAAATGAG AGTTTGAAAATTGCTAACGCCGCCTACGATACGCCATGGTATGAGGGAAATTCGGAATTGCGGAAATGTGTACAAATTATGATTGCCAGAAGCCAAAGGCCATTGGAA CTTAAATCCGGTGGACTGTATCCTATGACCTTGGAGAACTTCCAAGCCATTTTGCGCATGTCATACTCCTACTTTTCGATGTTGCAAGGCTTCAGTCAGCAGTaa
- the LOC128920094 gene encoding odorant receptor Or2-like, whose translation MPSYQNLPLYSVNVKTFVKLGLIESSNPTRRFLLGLILIVTYIGQLTNLFWTWNVDIGETGYNFHVLALMTHCFLRFMVIVRKDKKFERFFEGIEQWYTDIERNGDPQIVSTLQEITDKTQKLTRLSFYASAVAALAVFIYSFSFEGRRLLLTVQYPFFDVLQTPYFEFFFLIQVVWLLPTFLLIYLPFTNIFLTSLMFGELTLKDLCSKIRKIQSENEMTMLNEFKECIAYHNKIIKSENPLQITAGGLYPMTMENFQAILRISYSYFSLLQGVSQQ comes from the exons ATGCCTAGCTATCAAAATCTGCCATTATATTCAGTGAATGTAAAAACTTTTGTTAAACTAGGACTCATCGAGTCAAGCAATCCGACCAGACGTTTCCTGTTGGGCCTAATATTAATTGTAACCTATATCGGGCaattaacaaatttgttttggACATGGAATGTGGACATTGGTGAGACGGGTTATAATTTCCACGTATTGGCGCTTATGACGCATTGTTTTCTACGTTTTATGGTCATTGTGAGGAAGGACAAAAAATTTGAACGATTCTTTGAAGGCATCGAGCAGTGGTACACAGATATCGAG CGCAATGGAGATCCACAAATTGTGAGCACACTGCAGGAAATCACCGATAAAACACAGAAGCTGACACGCTTGAGCTTCTATGCTTCTGCTGTAGCAGCGTTAGCTGTTTTCatatattcattttcatttgaggGACGCA GACTGCTGCTGACCGTGCAATATCCATTCTTCGATGTTCTCCAGACACCATACTTTGAATTCTTCTTTCTCATTCAAGTGGTGTGGTTACTGCCGacttttttgttgatttatctgccatttacaaatattttccttacatctctTATGTTCGGCGAACTGACTTTAAAGGATTTATGCTCGAAGATTAGAAAAATACAAAGTGAAAATGAGATGACCATGTTAAATGAGTTTAAGGAGTGTATTgcatatcataataaaattatcaa atCTGAAAATCCTCTACAG ATCACGGCTGGTGGACTCTACCCGATGACTATGGAgaattttcaagcaattttacGTATTTCATATTCGTATTTTTCGCTGCTACAAGGGGTCAGTCAACAGTAA